One region of Paenibacillus polymyxa M1 genomic DNA includes:
- a CDS encoding DivIVA domain-containing protein — protein sequence MPLTPLDIHNKEFARRLRGYDEDQVNEFLDQVIKDYEGVIRENKELSTQLLNVQEKLDHFATIEDTLSKTIIVAQEAADEVRNNAKKESQLIVKEAEKNADRIVNEALSKSRKIALEVEELKKQASIYRARFRTLVEAQLDLLSQDGWEALENREREVLEREREMKEIY from the coding sequence ATGCCATTAACGCCATTGGATATACATAATAAGGAATTTGCCCGCCGGCTTCGCGGTTATGATGAGGATCAGGTTAATGAATTTTTGGATCAGGTGATCAAGGATTACGAGGGCGTTATTCGTGAAAATAAAGAACTGAGCACCCAGTTGCTGAACGTACAGGAGAAGCTCGATCATTTTGCGACGATTGAGGATACACTGAGTAAGACAATTATTGTCGCGCAGGAAGCAGCTGATGAAGTTCGCAACAACGCCAAGAAAGAATCTCAACTGATCGTGAAGGAAGCGGAAAAAAATGCGGATCGTATTGTGAACGAAGCATTGTCCAAATCCCGCAAAATCGCGTTGGAGGTTGAAGAACTGAAGAAACAGGCTTCAATTTACCGAGCACGGTTTCGTACATTGGTGGAAGCACAGCTTGACTTGTTAAGCCAAGATGGCTGGGAAGCACTTGAAAACCGGGAACGCGAAGTGCTGGAGCGCGAGCGTGAAATGAAAGAAATTTACTGA